One window from the genome of Gimesia aquarii encodes:
- the infB gene encoding translation initiation factor IF-2, translated as MKIRIFALAKELGMDSKVLIDECNRAGVKLKNSALASITPEERDIVIEYLNKNKQPSDSPSADVEDQATLTPQREQTKLRTIKAMTSRSQPSRSVSQKSAPKVEETEERSSQEKGKSVIETDEVEEEPETAVVEEASSKSDQPEGAQARPGSVQRMAGGRRSPKEENGEGGDEALSRDDYVPAGGAAPSSTIREMKPRGSTRSGKQQSKAKSKSALPTVAAPPAYKQPVIPKVKKKEEKAQKPEVRLTADILEQKSPLAAHLAQHTEQKKRDKDRDPQDEDSKQRRGSISLVEARKQRREQRKEGRRGFAPDGTEQQETVGRRPRRTKRKQDSSNIVHKTEAEVELPITVRSLSEAMGRPAKAIMSIMFKEFGEMVTINQIIEEETALAVALELGVDLTFKRQKGIEETVNEIIEQEDAIEDLVTRPPIITVLGHVDHGKTTLVDSLRNSKVVEGEAGGITQHIAAYQVEHNDHKLTFVDTPGHAAFSEMRSRGANVTDMVVLVVAADDGVMPQTAESISHVKASGVPMVVAMNKIDLPEINEQKVLTDLAAQDVLPSEWGGETEVVRVSALNGTGLDNLLETLLLTAELHELKANPNRPAVGVCLEGFRDEGRGSVAWLIVQKGTLRIGDAVVCGKSYGYIRAMYDDRDQQLEEAPPSLPVKVTGLDSVPGAGDHFAVLSDIEQARELAEERRHEGRADSLARHSGGPRTLDDIMGSVREGEIQDLSLIIKADTPGSLEAIRSEISKFEHPEVRVKILHEGVGGVNESDVYLATASDAIIIAFHVIAEDRAKNLAIQEGVEIRRYSIIYEVVDDIRQSLEGLLRPELVQEQTGRALVLQTFSISRFGKIAGCRVLNGTINRNDRVHVIRDQKILNQYPIASLKREKDDTKEVREGMECGILLAGFNDIKEGDLLEAFRINEVKRTLDSTS; from the coding sequence TTGAAGATTCGTATTTTTGCTCTTGCAAAAGAGCTGGGAATGGACAGCAAAGTGCTGATCGATGAATGTAACCGAGCTGGAGTGAAGTTGAAAAACTCCGCTTTGGCCAGCATTACGCCCGAAGAACGTGACATCGTCATTGAGTATTTGAATAAGAATAAACAGCCTTCTGATAGTCCATCTGCAGATGTGGAAGACCAGGCGACTCTGACTCCTCAACGGGAACAGACAAAGTTGCGAACGATCAAGGCGATGACCTCCCGCTCTCAACCTTCCCGTTCTGTATCACAAAAATCCGCTCCAAAGGTAGAAGAAACAGAGGAGCGTTCGAGTCAGGAGAAAGGCAAGTCAGTTATAGAGACTGATGAAGTAGAGGAAGAGCCAGAAACAGCTGTAGTTGAAGAGGCGTCTTCTAAGTCTGATCAGCCTGAAGGTGCCCAAGCTCGACCTGGTTCTGTTCAACGTATGGCAGGCGGACGTCGTTCGCCGAAAGAAGAGAACGGTGAAGGGGGGGATGAAGCTCTTAGCCGTGATGACTATGTTCCTGCCGGAGGAGCGGCTCCTTCTTCGACTATACGGGAAATGAAACCTCGGGGATCTACACGTTCCGGGAAACAACAATCCAAAGCAAAGTCTAAATCAGCACTGCCTACAGTAGCTGCTCCGCCTGCCTATAAACAACCTGTGATTCCCAAGGTAAAGAAAAAAGAAGAGAAGGCTCAAAAACCTGAGGTGCGTTTGACTGCTGATATTCTTGAGCAGAAGAGCCCGTTAGCTGCACATCTTGCACAGCACACAGAACAGAAAAAGCGAGATAAAGATCGCGATCCACAGGATGAAGATTCGAAGCAACGCCGTGGAAGCATTAGTCTGGTCGAAGCACGAAAGCAGCGTCGTGAACAGCGTAAAGAGGGGCGTCGCGGCTTTGCTCCCGATGGAACGGAACAGCAGGAAACAGTCGGACGTCGTCCCCGTCGCACAAAACGGAAACAGGATTCTAGTAATATTGTTCACAAGACAGAAGCAGAGGTAGAATTGCCTATCACTGTTCGCAGCCTGTCGGAAGCAATGGGGCGTCCTGCAAAAGCCATCATGTCAATTATGTTTAAAGAATTCGGTGAGATGGTAACCATCAACCAAATTATCGAAGAAGAGACTGCTTTAGCTGTGGCGCTAGAATTAGGTGTGGATCTGACCTTCAAAAGGCAAAAAGGAATCGAGGAGACAGTCAATGAGATTATCGAACAGGAAGATGCTATAGAGGATCTCGTTACACGCCCTCCTATCATTACGGTATTAGGACATGTTGACCATGGAAAGACAACGCTAGTTGATTCGCTTCGAAATTCCAAAGTGGTTGAAGGTGAAGCTGGTGGAATTACTCAGCATATTGCGGCGTATCAAGTCGAGCATAATGACCATAAGCTGACATTTGTAGATACACCTGGGCACGCAGCTTTTAGTGAAATGCGTTCTCGGGGTGCGAACGTTACTGATATGGTTGTTCTGGTTGTAGCAGCTGATGATGGCGTGATGCCTCAGACGGCTGAGAGTATTAGCCATGTCAAAGCATCTGGCGTTCCAATGGTAGTTGCGATGAACAAGATAGATCTACCAGAAATCAACGAGCAAAAAGTATTAACAGATCTTGCTGCACAAGATGTGCTTCCCTCGGAGTGGGGAGGGGAAACCGAAGTTGTTCGTGTATCAGCTTTAAATGGTACAGGTCTAGATAACTTGCTGGAAACCTTATTGCTAACTGCAGAATTACATGAACTTAAGGCCAACCCGAATCGACCTGCCGTAGGTGTATGCCTGGAAGGTTTCCGAGATGAAGGTCGTGGCTCGGTTGCTTGGTTAATTGTTCAAAAAGGAACTTTACGAATTGGTGATGCTGTCGTTTGTGGTAAGTCATATGGCTATATTCGTGCTATGTACGATGACAGAGATCAGCAACTGGAAGAGGCACCGCCTTCATTACCCGTAAAAGTAACAGGTTTGGATAGCGTACCTGGCGCAGGTGATCACTTTGCTGTGTTGTCTGATATTGAACAGGCAAGGGAACTGGCTGAAGAAAGGCGTCATGAGGGACGGGCTGATTCTTTGGCAAGGCACAGCGGTGGCCCACGAACACTAGATGATATTATGGGGTCCGTTCGTGAAGGAGAAATTCAAGATCTATCCTTGATTATTAAGGCCGATACGCCAGGGTCTTTAGAAGCGATTCGTAGCGAAATTAGTAAATTCGAACATCCCGAAGTACGGGTGAAAATTTTGCATGAAGGAGTTGGGGGCGTCAACGAAAGTGATGTTTATTTGGCGACAGCATCCGATGCCATTATTATTGCATTCCATGTGATTGCTGAAGATCGGGCGAAAAATCTGGCGATCCAGGAAGGTGTTGAAATTCGTCGCTACAGTATTATTTACGAAGTCGTAGATGATATCAGGCAATCACTCGAAGGGTTGTTACGGCCTGAACTGGTGCAAGAGCAAACCGGTCGTGCTTTAGTTTTGCAGACGTTTTCAATCAGTCGTTTTGGAAAAATTGCAGGCTGTCGAGTTCTTAATGGAACAATAAATCGAAATGACAGAGTGCATGTGATACGCGACCAGAAGATCCTCAATCAGTACCCAATTGCATCATTAAAGAGAGAAAAGGATGATACTAAGGAAGTTCGCGAAGGTATGGAATGTGGGATATTGTTAGCCGGTTTTAATGATATTAAAGAGGGAGATTTATTGGAGGCATTCCGGATTAACGAAGTGAAACGAACTCTCGATTCTACTTCTTAA
- the nusA gene encoding transcription termination factor NusA encodes MDGKEVLRIVDAIQRDKSIDKEIVFGGIEQAILSAARRHFGDDHELTVEIDRDSGEPTVYCDSEELAQDILGEILGRVAAQTAKQVMIQKIREAERDSVFDEYLEMQQQSVSGTVSRVEGGAVLINLGKIEGILPRGEQIPGESFRVGDRVRAIVLDVRKAGSRVKVILSRTHPDMVRRLFELEIPEVSDRIIDVRSLAREAGYRSKVAVSCIDSSIDCVGACVGMRGARIKNIVDELAGERIDIVRWNDSLQVLVPNSLQPAEVEDVILCPMLGRVIVLVRDDQLPLAIGRKGQNVRLASKLVGWDIEVMTQAELDEQLDKTVEAFSSIPGVSEELAESLVSQGFFSYYDLSVIEPDQLAELGGLTDEQCEQIVEVADRESERVEAEEDAMRAAKKDHPVAATEVEGASDSTTAIESHQADDTLETPAIEDDANASEITTSSEEETGSGQEPVNVENTTEDSTEKQD; translated from the coding sequence ATGGACGGTAAGGAAGTTCTTCGGATTGTTGATGCTATTCAACGCGATAAAAGCATTGATAAAGAAATCGTGTTTGGTGGAATTGAACAGGCCATCTTATCTGCTGCGCGCAGACACTTTGGAGACGATCATGAACTGACAGTCGAAATTGATCGTGATTCTGGTGAACCGACCGTATATTGTGATTCTGAAGAGTTAGCTCAAGATATTCTAGGTGAAATTCTGGGGCGTGTCGCTGCTCAAACTGCTAAGCAGGTAATGATCCAAAAAATCCGCGAAGCAGAACGTGATTCCGTATTTGATGAATACTTGGAAATGCAACAACAATCGGTTTCGGGGACTGTATCTCGTGTCGAAGGGGGAGCAGTACTTATTAACTTGGGGAAGATTGAAGGCATTCTTCCTCGTGGTGAACAGATTCCTGGTGAATCGTTTCGAGTTGGTGATCGCGTGCGGGCAATTGTTCTGGATGTTCGCAAGGCGGGAAGTCGTGTTAAAGTGATTCTTTCCAGAACACACCCGGATATGGTGCGTCGATTATTTGAACTGGAAATCCCTGAAGTCTCAGATCGTATTATTGATGTTCGCTCTTTGGCACGCGAAGCCGGTTACCGGTCAAAAGTTGCTGTTTCCTGTATTGATAGCAGCATTGATTGTGTTGGGGCTTGTGTTGGTATGCGGGGAGCCCGGATAAAGAATATTGTGGATGAGCTTGCTGGTGAGCGCATTGATATTGTTCGTTGGAATGATTCGCTTCAGGTATTGGTTCCCAATTCACTGCAACCAGCCGAAGTAGAAGATGTCATTTTGTGTCCCATGTTGGGGCGTGTGATTGTACTCGTGCGTGATGATCAACTTCCTCTGGCCATTGGTAGAAAAGGACAGAACGTGCGTCTGGCGTCTAAACTGGTCGGCTGGGATATCGAAGTGATGACTCAAGCTGAGTTAGACGAACAATTAGATAAAACAGTAGAAGCATTTTCTTCGATTCCTGGAGTTTCTGAAGAATTGGCTGAAAGTTTAGTCTCTCAAGGATTCTTCAGTTACTACGATTTATCTGTGATTGAACCTGACCAATTAGCAGAGTTAGGGGGGCTTACTGATGAGCAGTGTGAACAGATTGTTGAAGTTGCTGATCGCGAAAGCGAGCGCGTCGAAGCGGAAGAAGATGCGATGCGTGCCGCGAAGAAAGATCATCCAGTTGCTGCGACAGAAGTAGAAGGTGCTTCAGATAGTACTACTGCAATAGAAAGCCATCAGGCTGATGATACATTAGAAACGCCTGCTATAGAAGATGATGCCAACGCTTCAGAGATAACGACAAGTTCAGAGGAAGAAACTGGTTCAGGTCAAGAACCGGTCAATGTGGAAAATACAACGGAAGATTCTACAGAAAAGCAGGATTAA
- a CDS encoding tetratricopeptide repeat protein, producing the protein MSRIFPLLLICFGVPFTATAQLQNSNDPFAQQKMQADQAQQKGDFAKSIELASQVLQQKPNDDVAYYLRASARVELGRAEGNTKTIRDGVGDAREAIRFSQNKNVNYYLPYLYGMMNLAVMENKKSHAETALNVANQILARPNLTPEERANFHYQRGMIYLPLNRPQEAAKDFTETIKLSPNHIAALLALPDAYALAGNNEMALASFNQVIQKQPNSPVVYNNRAMFYQQQGKIQEAINDFSRAIQIDPKYHHAITNRGFAYLEGGKPQTAESDLTQSLSIVPNQPFVLGMRGEARLLQGKITQAIEDQKQAVKLDPSNAALHSDLGFSYFFSQNFPEALVEFNQAAQLAPQQMKVLDPWIYTAMVRSNQKAAADAKFQSILAKKPETRDSVDTLLAFLMGKISETELLKSIDPKDPQRAKAQTCEAYYFIGQKALMSGNSAAATQNFQQVLNTNMKNLSAYRGAQFALKKF; encoded by the coding sequence ATGTCTCGTATATTCCCTCTGTTGTTGATTTGCTTTGGAGTTCCATTCACTGCGACTGCACAGCTACAGAATTCAAATGACCCATTTGCACAACAAAAGATGCAAGCCGATCAAGCTCAGCAAAAAGGGGATTTTGCAAAATCAATTGAATTGGCCTCACAGGTTTTACAACAAAAGCCCAATGACGATGTCGCCTACTATCTTCGGGCTAGCGCCCGAGTCGAACTAGGAAGAGCAGAGGGAAACACAAAAACCATTAGAGATGGGGTAGGCGATGCACGCGAAGCCATCCGCTTCAGCCAGAACAAAAATGTCAATTACTACCTCCCCTATCTTTATGGGATGATGAACCTGGCGGTGATGGAAAACAAAAAAAGCCATGCTGAGACAGCTCTGAACGTTGCAAATCAAATCCTGGCACGCCCGAATCTAACCCCAGAAGAACGAGCAAATTTCCACTACCAGAGGGGAATGATCTATTTGCCGCTCAATCGACCTCAGGAAGCTGCAAAAGATTTTACTGAAACAATCAAACTTTCTCCAAATCATATCGCCGCCTTATTAGCACTACCTGATGCCTATGCTTTGGCAGGAAACAATGAAATGGCACTGGCCAGTTTCAACCAGGTAATTCAAAAGCAACCAAATTCTCCCGTCGTTTACAATAATCGCGCTATGTTTTATCAACAGCAAGGCAAAATCCAGGAAGCAATTAATGACTTTTCTCGAGCAATCCAAATCGACCCGAAATACCATCATGCTATTACCAACCGGGGTTTTGCATACTTGGAAGGAGGCAAACCTCAAACGGCTGAATCAGACCTGACACAATCATTGTCGATTGTCCCCAACCAACCGTTTGTTCTGGGTATGCGGGGTGAGGCCAGACTTCTGCAAGGAAAAATCACTCAAGCAATTGAGGACCAGAAACAGGCAGTAAAACTGGATCCATCGAATGCAGCATTACACTCTGACTTAGGATTTTCTTACTTCTTCAGTCAGAACTTTCCCGAAGCGCTCGTGGAGTTTAATCAGGCTGCACAACTGGCTCCACAACAAATGAAAGTATTAGACCCCTGGATTTACACTGCAATGGTACGTAGCAATCAAAAGGCAGCAGCCGATGCAAAATTCCAATCGATCCTGGCCAAAAAACCGGAAACTCGGGATTCCGTTGATACGCTTCTCGCCTTTTTAATGGGTAAAATCTCTGAAACTGAGCTGCTAAAATCAATTGATCCCAAAGACCCGCAACGGGCAAAAGCCCAAACCTGCGAAGCATATTACTTCATTGGGCAAAAAGCATTGATGTCGGGGAACAGTGCAGCAGCAACTCAGAATTTCCAGCAGGTTCTCAACACAAACATGAAAAACTTGTCTGCATATCGTGGTGCACAGTTTGCATTAAAGAAGTTCTAA
- a CDS encoding beta-ketoacyl-[acyl-carrier-protein] synthase family protein gives MNTEAQPRILITGMGILSPVGVGVEAFQDSLLSGKSGIKKSELYSYLAVPDIGVGEVSDFNESSAKKQYLKKQRKSIKVMCREIQMGVASANLAMEDSELDLSAIDSERFGIEFGANLMLSPPSVLYGACMASTEGTEFKYDHWGAEGLPKMEPLWLLKYLPNMPACHIGIIIDARGPNNSITQAEASGNLVLGEAQRVIERGWADIMIAGVTGTRVHEVKSIHAKFWDQLADSPAEYSKRSRPFDKGRTGQVVGEAACSLLLEEKSHAEKRGAKIWGELLGTGASCVLKPSGEPDVRTAITNSIKAALNRSGVQPGDIGHINAHGLGDTVFDVNEFQAIQDVFGDKATEIPVTALKSYFGNSGSACGIVEASGSLVALKQGLIPATLNYEEPDPDCPLNVVRNEPLATNNKLFLKISTTTCGQASASVICGA, from the coding sequence ATGAATACAGAAGCACAACCACGAATTCTGATAACGGGAATGGGCATCCTCAGTCCTGTTGGGGTCGGAGTAGAAGCCTTTCAGGATAGTTTGCTGTCTGGAAAATCGGGTATCAAAAAATCGGAATTGTACTCTTACTTGGCAGTGCCAGATATTGGTGTTGGCGAAGTTTCTGATTTCAACGAATCTTCTGCAAAGAAGCAGTATCTTAAAAAGCAGAGAAAAAGTATCAAGGTGATGTGCCGTGAGATCCAAATGGGCGTCGCTTCCGCAAATTTAGCAATGGAAGATTCTGAATTGGATCTAAGTGCCATTGATAGTGAGCGATTTGGGATTGAATTTGGGGCGAACTTAATGTTGAGCCCGCCATCTGTACTTTATGGTGCCTGTATGGCGAGTACTGAGGGGACGGAGTTCAAATATGATCATTGGGGTGCTGAGGGACTACCTAAGATGGAGCCGCTCTGGTTATTGAAATACCTCCCCAACATGCCGGCCTGCCACATCGGTATTATCATAGATGCTCGTGGACCCAATAACTCGATCACTCAGGCTGAAGCTTCTGGGAACCTTGTGCTTGGGGAAGCGCAACGCGTCATCGAACGTGGTTGGGCTGATATCATGATTGCAGGTGTAACAGGAACGCGTGTGCATGAAGTGAAGTCGATTCATGCTAAGTTCTGGGACCAGTTAGCAGATTCACCAGCCGAGTATTCAAAACGATCTCGACCGTTTGACAAGGGACGGACGGGGCAGGTTGTTGGCGAGGCCGCTTGTTCACTGCTGCTTGAAGAAAAATCACATGCTGAAAAGCGTGGTGCAAAAATCTGGGGTGAACTTTTGGGAACAGGTGCCTCTTGTGTGCTTAAGCCGAGTGGAGAGCCGGATGTCAGAACAGCTATTACGAACTCGATTAAAGCTGCTTTAAATAGATCTGGAGTTCAGCCCGGTGATATTGGACACATTAATGCTCATGGTCTTGGTGACACTGTCTTTGATGTGAATGAGTTTCAGGCGATTCAGGATGTCTTTGGTGACAAAGCAACAGAAATTCCAGTAACGGCACTTAAGAGCTATTTTGGAAATTCTGGTTCTGCTTGTGGAATCGTTGAAGCCAGTGGTTCGCTGGTAGCTTTGAAGCAGGGGCTCATTCCTGCCACATTGAATTACGAAGAACCGGATCCTGATTGTCCATTAAATGTCGTTCGAAATGAACCACTGGCAACGAATAATAAGCTGTTCTTAAAAATTAGCACAACAACATGTGGTCAAGCCAGTGCCTCAGTGATTTGCGGCGCCTGA
- the fabF gene encoding beta-ketoacyl-ACP synthase II: MRRRVVVTGVSVVTALGLDVSEFWDKICAGKSGIGPVERFDCSDYKVRFGGEVKDFDATEYTNLTAKDLKRVDRFVQFGLVGAHIAYRQAQLEDFDGDPYRRGVLVGSGIGGLNEIENQHDRLYNQGPARVSPFMIPKLMVNAASGNISVTYKLKGPNSAVATACASATNAIGDAFKLIQNDVADIMVTGGSEAAVTPMGLSGFARMNALSTRNDDPQSASRPFDRDRDGFVIAEGAGIIVLEEYEHAKKRGIPILAEVIGYGMSADGSHMTAPDPEGRGAGRAMQNAIRDAGINNEDIDYINTHGTSTPLGDVAETAAINTVFGAHVNKMPVSSTKGHLGHLLGASGGVEFVVAVKALQEQTAPPTVNLDEPDEKCNLDYIPQEPREMKINRILKNSFGFGGHNACLVLQNAP; encoded by the coding sequence ATGCGCAGGAGAGTCGTTGTTACCGGGGTGTCTGTTGTAACGGCTCTGGGTTTAGATGTCTCAGAGTTTTGGGACAAAATATGCGCGGGTAAAAGTGGAATTGGTCCCGTGGAACGCTTTGATTGTTCCGATTACAAAGTGCGCTTTGGTGGTGAAGTTAAAGATTTTGACGCTACAGAATATACCAATCTTACAGCGAAAGATCTCAAACGTGTTGATCGTTTTGTACAATTCGGTCTTGTTGGCGCTCATATTGCTTACCGACAGGCACAATTGGAAGATTTTGATGGTGATCCCTATCGTAGGGGCGTTCTGGTAGGGAGTGGGATTGGTGGTCTGAACGAAATCGAAAATCAGCACGATCGTCTTTATAACCAGGGGCCAGCCCGTGTTTCGCCGTTTATGATTCCCAAGCTAATGGTCAATGCCGCCAGTGGTAATATTTCGGTGACTTATAAATTAAAAGGGCCGAACAGCGCTGTTGCTACGGCTTGTGCATCTGCTACGAATGCGATTGGAGATGCATTTAAGTTAATTCAAAATGACGTTGCTGATATTATGGTAACGGGGGGGAGCGAAGCGGCTGTGACGCCAATGGGGCTTTCGGGCTTTGCTCGCATGAATGCACTTTCGACTCGTAATGATGATCCACAGTCTGCCAGCCGTCCTTTTGATCGTGATCGAGACGGTTTTGTGATAGCCGAAGGGGCCGGCATTATTGTGCTTGAAGAGTATGAGCATGCCAAAAAGCGTGGTATTCCCATCTTGGCAGAAGTCATAGGTTATGGAATGTCGGCTGATGGTTCGCATATGACGGCTCCTGATCCCGAAGGTCGTGGGGCAGGACGTGCTATGCAAAATGCGATTAGAGATGCTGGTATCAATAACGAAGATATCGACTACATCAATACACACGGGACAAGTACTCCTTTGGGCGATGTTGCAGAAACTGCAGCCATCAATACTGTTTTTGGCGCGCATGTAAATAAGATGCCTGTTTCCAGCACCAAAGGTCATCTAGGACATTTATTAGGTGCGTCAGGTGGGGTTGAGTTTGTTGTTGCTGTCAAAGCTCTGCAAGAACAGACTGCTCCTCCTACGGTTAACCTGGATGAACCTGATGAAAAATGTAATCTCGACTACATTCCTCAAGAGCCGCGTGAGATGAAAATTAATCGAATATTGAAGAATAGTTTTGGATTCGGCGGTCATAATGCGTGTTTAGTTCTTCAAAACGCACCATAG
- the acpP gene encoding acyl carrier protein, with the protein MSIEEKVVGIVSEQLGHPKEDITLDSKFIDDLKADSLDIVELVMEFEDEFDVTIPDDDYDKIKTVGDVVGYITEKAN; encoded by the coding sequence GTGTCAATCGAAGAAAAAGTGGTTGGTATCGTTAGCGAACAACTGGGCCATCCAAAAGAAGATATTACTCTAGACAGCAAATTTATCGATGACTTAAAGGCTGACTCATTAGACATCGTTGAACTCGTTATGGAATTTGAAGACGAGTTTGATGTCACAATTCCGGATGATGATTATGACAAAATTAAAACGGTAGGCGATGTTGTCGGATATATTACTGAGAAAGCCAACTAG
- the fabD gene encoding ACP S-malonyltransferase — MSRIAFLFPGQGAQHVGMGKTIVEKYPAALELFNRAAEILQYDLAKLCFEGPSEELDSTVVSQPALFVTSLAALEMLRADSPDKVLACEMAAGLSLGEYTALVFAGAMTFEDGLRVVQRRGEAMQAAADANPSGMVSVLLLDREKVVEICKAASSAGKIWIANYLCPGNIVLSGENSACERAAELAEQEGGRAIPLAVAGAFHTEIMKPADSQLSEALGGVGLKKPEIPVISNVDAEIHEDPDEIRELLIRQVISPVLWEDSIRKMLDNGFDEFYEIGPGKVLKGLMKRINRKIACETVNDS; from the coding sequence GTGAGCAGAATCGCTTTTTTGTTTCCCGGACAGGGGGCTCAGCATGTCGGTATGGGCAAGACAATTGTCGAAAAGTATCCGGCTGCTTTGGAACTTTTTAATCGTGCAGCTGAAATTCTTCAATACGATTTAGCCAAACTCTGCTTTGAAGGTCCCAGTGAAGAACTGGACTCAACGGTTGTTAGCCAGCCTGCTTTGTTTGTGACCAGTCTTGCGGCTTTGGAAATGCTCCGGGCAGATTCTCCCGATAAAGTCTTAGCTTGTGAAATGGCAGCGGGTCTAAGTTTGGGGGAGTACACTGCGCTGGTCTTTGCTGGTGCGATGACTTTTGAAGATGGGTTGCGTGTTGTGCAAAGACGCGGTGAAGCGATGCAGGCAGCTGCAGATGCAAATCCTTCTGGAATGGTGAGTGTTTTGCTACTGGATCGAGAAAAGGTGGTTGAAATTTGTAAAGCCGCTTCCTCTGCTGGAAAGATCTGGATTGCTAATTATCTGTGTCCCGGAAATATTGTACTTTCTGGTGAAAACAGTGCCTGTGAACGGGCTGCCGAGTTGGCCGAACAAGAAGGGGGCCGTGCGATCCCGTTGGCAGTCGCAGGTGCATTTCATACAGAAATTATGAAACCTGCCGATAGTCAGTTATCTGAGGCACTCGGAGGAGTCGGTCTTAAAAAGCCGGAAATTCCTGTTATTTCAAATGTGGATGCTGAAATTCATGAAGATCCAGACGAAATACGCGAATTGCTGATAAGACAAGTGATTAGCCCTGTTTTGTGGGAAGACTCAATTCGTAAGATGCTGGATAATGGTTTCGATGAGTTTTATGAAATTGGTCCCGGTAAGGTCCTCAAGGGGTTAATGAAACGCATCAATCGGAAAATAGCCTGCGAAACTGTGAATGATTCCTGA
- the plsX gene encoding phosphate acyltransferase PlsX, producing the protein MRIALDAMGGDFAPEPNITGAIAALQADPALNVVLVGPQDQIDSQIEASGYCGDRLSVAHASQVVGMEEKPTDAMRQKPDSSISICWKMMAAREVDAVVSAGNTGAVVASGLKTRLFLKDVKRPGIAVTLPTIAGHAVLMDVGANPSARPSHLYQYAIMGEIYAREVLGVEVPKIGLINIGSEDGKGNDLYRGTYRLLSEGPLKDNFVGNVEGRGLYQGEADVLICEGFVGNVVLKVSEGMADFLMQEASKQILGSLDTERDQAKQAFMDMGKRYRYHETGGAPLLGIDGICIICHGSSDAQSISNALKGSATFKDRGINSQIAEHLAQKPVA; encoded by the coding sequence ATGCGGATTGCACTGGATGCAATGGGGGGGGATTTCGCCCCCGAACCTAATATTACTGGCGCAATCGCAGCGTTACAGGCGGATCCTGCACTGAATGTAGTGCTTGTTGGACCGCAGGATCAAATCGATTCTCAGATCGAAGCTTCCGGTTACTGCGGAGATCGTTTGTCGGTAGCCCATGCGAGTCAGGTTGTGGGCATGGAAGAAAAGCCCACCGATGCGATGCGTCAAAAACCTGACAGCTCTATTTCGATCTGTTGGAAAATGATGGCAGCCCGCGAAGTGGATGCCGTCGTCAGTGCTGGAAATACTGGGGCTGTCGTGGCTTCTGGTTTGAAAACGCGGTTGTTTTTGAAGGACGTAAAACGACCCGGAATTGCAGTCACCCTACCTACGATAGCCGGTCATGCCGTGCTAATGGATGTGGGGGCGAACCCTTCAGCGCGTCCATCCCATCTCTATCAATACGCGATCATGGGTGAAATTTACGCTCGCGAAGTACTGGGAGTCGAAGTTCCTAAGATCGGGTTGATCAATATCGGAAGCGAAGATGGTAAAGGAAATGATCTTTACCGTGGCACCTATCGTTTACTGAGTGAAGGACCTCTGAAAGACAACTTTGTCGGGAACGTTGAAGGTCGAGGCCTCTACCAAGGGGAAGCAGACGTTCTGATCTGTGAAGGTTTTGTGGGTAATGTTGTATTAAAAGTCAGTGAAGGGATGGCTGATTTTCTGATGCAAGAGGCTTCAAAGCAGATATTAGGTAGTCTCGATACAGAACGTGATCAGGCCAAGCAGGCATTTATGGATATGGGGAAGCGATATCGTTACCACGAAACAGGTGGGGCTCCTTTACTGGGAATTGACGGTATTTGTATTATTTGTCATGGATCCAGTGATGCTCAGTCGATTTCGAATGCTTTGAAAGGGAGTGCCACATTTAAGGACCGTGGCATCAATTCACAGATTGCCGAGCATCTGGCTCAAAAGCCAGTAGCATAA
- the rpmF gene encoding 50S ribosomal protein L32 yields the protein MAVPKRRMSKSNSRKRRSHNSIKVSKPTYCPQCGTASPSHAICPHCGFYQGRTIVDTED from the coding sequence ATGGCAGTTCCTAAAAGGCGGATGTCGAAATCTAATTCTCGTAAGAGACGCAGTCATAATAGTATTAAGGTTTCCAAACCAACATACTGTCCACAATGTGGAACAGCGTCACCTTCACATGCCATTTGCCCTCATTGTGGTTTCTATCAAGGGCGTACCATCGTTGATACTGAGGATTAA